Part of the Streptomyces antimycoticus genome, CCAGGACGATGGCGTCGCAGCCGGAGAGCCTTGGTGCCTGCTCCGCGACCAGCCGGTTGTGTGAGCCTGCGTCCCCCGCACGCAGCAGCTCGATCGCGGAGTCGACGACGATCGATCTGAGCTTCGCAGGTGATCCCAGACGTTCCGCCTCGGCGGCGAATTCGTCCTCCATGGTCGGGACCGAGGGTGCGAATGTGGCAAGCATCCCGACATCGGTGCCGCGCGCGAGCGCCGCCCGGAACATCGCCTCGTTCGGTTTGACCACCGGCACGGGCAGCAGAGCCGCCGCGCGGTCTATCGCCGGGCCGAACGCCGAACAGGTCGCCAGGATGCCGTCGGCGCCGGTGCGGTAGGCATAGCGCACCAGATCCACAAAGCGTTCGGTCAACTCCTCAGCCAGCTCCGTCTGGCGTGCCCGCTCGGTGGTGAGCCCGTCATCGAGCAGATTCGTCAGCTCGGCCTCGGGCCATTCTCTTGCGAACGCGTCATGGACGGGCGCCATGGCGACGGGCGTCGCGTGGATGAGGACAATACGTGCTGTGCCTGTCATTGCTTTCTCTGCTCTGTATGTCACGCCGGTTGCCCGCCCGCTGGCGGGCGGCTGAATCGGCTGGTCAGGAACTCTGTGACAAAACGGCCGTGATGGACTCGATGATCTCAACGTGGTCGTCGAGTGGAAGCCTGTCGATCGTCATCTGCAACTGGCCGAGCCGATCGACACGGCTGTCGTCGATGGCCTGGCCGATGGTGACCGCCGCGGTGAGGACGTCGTGCTCGGACTGCGCGTGGAAGTGCTTGAGCAGGCACGGGGCAAGATCGGGCCGCAAGCTCGCGACCGCTCCGAGCAACCCGTAGGCACCCCAGTTGGCGACACCGGAGACGATCAAGTGGTCGGCGCCGGTGCGCGCGGCGACCAGGGCACCGTTCGGAATGTCCTCCTCGACGATTTCCCGGGGCAGTAGACCCATGCCGATCTCGTTGCCGCCGTCACCGATACCGATGGTGGTCCAAGGCGAGCTCCAGCCGTCATCCTCGAACAGATAGTCCAGCGGCGCGGTGTCATCCGAGATGTCCCACCCGTGCTCGCGGTGCGCCCTGCCATCGGCGCCCAGCGAGCAGCGCTCGATCGCGATGAGGTGGGTGAGCGGCTGCTCCGCCGACTCCAGACGTCCGCGCAGGCTCCGCACGGCGTCGGAGTCGACCGATACGACCTCCAGTGCGACCCTTCCCGGCAGAACACCAGTGACGGCCCATACCGCCTTGGCGCACGGCGCGTCGGTGATCACCGTGACGGGGATACCGGCCTCGATGAACCCCGCAGCGAGCTGCCCCATGCCGTTCAGGCCGTCTGTCTCAGGTGACGGCGGTTCCGCGTGCCGGACGAAGAACCCGCACACGATGCCGATGTGCGGCGAGGGATGGTCCGCTATCGACTGGGCGGCGCGCTCCAGATTCCCCTGTGCGAACGCGACCAGCCGACTGATGTCACGGCGCACCTTACGTCCGACGATGCGTTCGATCTCGGTGATAGGCGGTGCCATTTTCCCTCCAAGGCGTGGCGTATACTTAACGTATATATGACGCCTGAGGGTGTCAACCACACTCCCGGACCGGCCGGCGCGCCCCCGAACCGCAGATAGACCGCTCCCCAACTGTTCACGGAAGGGGTGCGCTGGGAGCCCGGCCTTGATACCTCGCCCTCCGGGGTGATCCGATCCGCCACCAGTGGGCCGAAGAGGTCTGTCTGCTCCAGGGGCAGCCCGCGCGACCTGACTCTCGACGCGACCTTCTCCGCCGGACACTTCACGGCACGACCCCCGGGCATGCCGCGCGGACCGTACCGGACGGCCGAAGACTGCGTGATGCCGGTGCTCCTGCTGCGCCACGAGCGCGCGGTCCCACACCGCCGGCTCGGTGCCCGGCCGTGCCTTACGCGGCCGGCCGTGCCGCATCCCCGCAGCTCACGCCCCACCGTTCTGCCGCCTCCTGGACGGCGTCACCCTCCACGATGCCGAGGTCTTCAACGACAAGTGGTGCGGTGCCCTCCGAGCAGCTCAAGCCGTGTTCCCCGGTGTGTCTGGCCGCCGGAAGTTCAGCGCGCGGCGTTCGATGGCGATGAGGTGGGTGGGCAGATGAGCGCCGTCGTTCCGGTGGTGCGCCCCGTCTTCGCGATCATGGCTGATTTTCGCCCAGATGGTCTAAATATACGCGACGTATATCACCGAAGGCGACGGGGTCGGTGCCGGGTTGGTCGGATGAACGCGAGCCCTTGACCTGACGCTCAAGGCATATATACGTTCCGTATACCTCGTTCCGCTGGAGGCAACATGCCTGAAGAACTGCTCCCCCGCCCCTCGGATGTGGGCGTGAATCCGCCACCCCCGCAACGTCGACAGATCGCCAACGCCTTCGCGGCCAGCCTGTCGGGCACTGCGCTGGAATGGTACGATTTCGGGATTTACTCCGCGTCGGCCGCGCTTGTCTTCCCCGTTCTGTTCTTCCCCGACTCCAGTTCCGCAGCCGCAGAGCTGTTCGCGTTCTCCACCTATGCCGTCGGCTACATCTCGCGCCCGTTGGGGGCGTTCGCACTCGGGCGGCTCGGTGATGTCATCGGACGCAAACAGGTCATCGTCCTGACACTGCTGTTGATCGGCGCGGCCACGTTCGTCATCGGCTTGCTGCCCACGTACGGCACCATCGGCATCGCCGCGCCGATCCTGCTGGTGTCGCTGCGATTCGCGCAGGGAGTGGGCGTCGGCGGAGAGCTGGGCGTGGCTCCGCTGCTGTCCAGCGAGTTCGGCGCCCCGGAACGGAGGGGGCTCTGGTGTTGTGCGCCGCAAATCGGTCCGCCGGCCGGGAATCTGCTGGCGAACGGGATGCTGGCCCTTCTCACGGTGTCGATGTCACACGACGCCTTCCTCTCATGGGGCTGGCGAGTCGGGTTCCTGACGTCTGCGGTCTTGGTCGGGGTCGGACTGCTGATCAGGCTCCGGCTCGAGGAGACGCCGGTGTTCCGCGCCATCCGCGACAAGGGGGAGAGCCCGTCCGCTCCCGTCCGTGAGGTCTTCTCCACCGAGCGGCGTGGCCTCATCGCCGCGTCGTGTGCCCGGGTGGGACCGGACGTCACTTACGCCCTGTTCGTCGTGTTCAGCCTGGTCTACGGCACGAAGGAAGCCGGCTTTACGTCACAGCAAGTGCTGATTGCGGTACTGATCGGCTCAGCCACGCAACTCGTGCTCATCCCGCTCGCTGCGGCACTGTCCGACCGCGTCAACCGCCGCCGGATGTACGCGGTGGCCGCGGCAATTGCGGCCATCTGGCCGTTTGTGTTCCTGCCGGCCATTCTGAACGGTTCATTCGTAGTCCTCGTCGGCGGGATCGTGGTCGGGTTGGGACTGCATTCATTCATGTACGGACCGCAGGGCGCCTTCATCACCGAGCAGTTCTCACCCCGCCTTCGCGCGAGCGGCAGTTCGCTGGCCTTCGCGATCGGCAGTACGTTCGGCGGCGCCATGGCCCCGCTGGTGTTCACGGCCCTCTTGAGCTGGCAGGGAACGTGGCCACTCCTCGCCGTATACAGCGCTCTCGCCTGCGCGGTCACGATCGCCGGGACGCTCTGGCTAGGTCGTGACTACGACGCGGAGGAGGAGCGCCAGTTCGCCGAGAGTCTGCTCTGAGAAGCATTCCGCTTGCCGGTCGAGAGGCTTGGTCGGTCGAGCACGATTCCCGTTCCGGTGATGCGTAGTCGGGACATAACGGCAGGGCTTCCTGGTAGCTCGGGTTGAGGATCCCATCAGAGCAGCGCCAGGAGGCCCTGCGTCGGCAGCACCTACTGCTCGGAGGCCACGGCACGGGTATGGACCCGGCGGCGCAGGCCGAGACGATGACGGCGAGTCCGATGGCGCCGCCCAACTGCTGGACCGTCTGGAGCAGGTCGGAGGCCGGTCCAGCGTGCTCCGGCTCGACCCCGCCCATCACCAGGGAGGCGGCCGGCATGAAGGTCAGTCCGGCCGAGACGCCGTTGATCGGCAGTGGGCCGAGGACCGCGGTGACGTAGCTTCTGGTCGTGCCGATGTTGCTGAGCCAGACGTAGCTGTTGGCCGGGCCGAGGGTGCCAGGTCGTCACGGCGAGAGCGCCGAGGCGGCGTTGGTCGCGCAGCAGGGATGGCAGCAGTATCGGGTCGGTGACCCGGCGTTCGGTGACGGCCAGGACGGCCAGGAGGGCGACGCCGGCCGCGAGCCCGATGGGGGTGGGCGGAGTTTCGGTGAGAACCGCGGGGCGAGGGTGAGCCCGGCGATGCCGATGGGGACGTTGATGAACAGGGTCAAGCGCCAGGAGCCGACTTCGGTGACCACGCCGCCGAGGAGGAGACCGATGGTGCCGCCCCCGATGCCGACGGCGGGGAACAGGACACGTCGTCGGCCATAGCTGTACAGCAGGTGAGCGAACTGATGGCGATCCGCGGCGTCGACGTGGTCGGCCCCTTCCCGGCCGGTGCCGACCACGACACCGAGTTCAGCGCCGTACCGTCCACGGGCTACGGCGGGCCCGCCCCCTGCTGGAACTGGTGCGCTTCCTCGCGTCCGAGCAGGCGCGTTCGGCCTGTGGGGGCATACGGCCCCAGGGCCGCGACCGGCAACGGGACCCGAGCGAGCTGGGCCATGAGCCGGGTGTGCTCAGTCCCCCGGGAGAACGAGAGGGCGCAGCTTGACGGGGAATGGGGCGACCGTGTTGCTCTGCAGTAGCCGTACCAGCCGGTCCTGCGTGGCGCCTGCGTGCTCCGGCAGCACCTCGGTGAGCGTCTCGCGGTCCTTGTCGCGCACCGCTTCGATGATGCGGTCATGCTGCCGGAGATTGAGCTCGAACTGCTCGTCCTGCTGCTCGGGCAGTGCCGACTCGAGTGTGTAGAGGTAGACGAGCAGCCGACGCACATGGCGGTGGGTCGATTGGGCGAAGCCGTGGAAGAAGCTGTTGCCGATCGACTGGTTCATGCGCATGTGGAACTGCTCGTTCAGCGCCGTGATGTTGAGGTACCTGCGGTTGTCGACCTCCACGCGGTACAGCGTCTGAATGCGTTCCAGGTCGTCGGCCAGCGTCTCGTCGTCGAGCCTGCACAACTGAGCGAGGTTGTTCTCCACCAGTTGGTGAGCCACCACGATCTCACCGATCTCCGCCAGGTCGAGCTTGCGGACGAACGTGCCACCCCGGTTGGGCATGATGTTCACAAAGCCCTCCGCGGCCAGCTGGTTGATGGCCTCTCGCGCCGGGGTCCGGCCCAGCTGGAACTCCTTGAGCAGCAGCGGCTCGTCGATCCGGCTGCCCGGCGGGATCGTCAGGTCGATGATGCGGGAGCGAATCTTCTCCACGGCGGCCCCGGTCTGGGAGACCTTTTTCGGGGAGGCAGGGGTCCGGCCCATTTCGGCGTTCGTCTCCACCGCCGGGGCACTGGGCTCAGTCGGTCCGGACTTCGACATGGCAGCCGCCGCTTTCCGGCTTTCCGGCATTCATCACTCTCCTGTGAACGGGAACGACGGGTGAAGCATCATCCGGACGTTCCGCTGTGGTCCACGGCGTCGGCCCGGAAGGGAAGGCCGTTACATACCCCTTGGCCGCCCAGACGCCACCGATGGTAACCGGCGTCCGCCTCCGCGCGCGGGGGTGGGCGTGGCATCCCATGGGTCCGCTACCTCGGTAAAACCCCCGTTTCACATGCTCAGACCCGTGTGAGAACCCTGGACGCGCCACCGATACGCCAAGTATACGTTAAGTATCCATTCGGAAGGCGGAACCATCCATGCCGAGTACACCCGACAATGATCTGTCACGATCGCGACCGGCCGGGGCGGCGGCCGCACCGGCTACCCGCCACACGTCTACGGGGCCGGAATGCGATTCCGGGCTGGCGCGAGGACTCAGTCCGCGGCACATGCAGATGATGTCCATCGGCATGGCCATCGGTGTGGGACTGTTCCTCGGCTCCGGGCAGGGCATCCACATCGCGGGTCCCGCGCTGCTCATCGCCTACGCTCTCGCAGGGGCGGTCGTGTACTGCCTCATGCGCGGCCTGGGGGAGATGGCCGTCCATTCGCCGCACGCCGGATCGTTCAGCGAGTACGCCCGTATCCATGTGAGCCCTTTCGCCGGGTTCGTCACCGGCTGGACGTACTGGCTGCAGTGCATCGTGGGCCCGATGGCAGAGCTCACGGCGAGCGGTGTCTACATGCACTACTGGTATCCGGACCTTCCGCAGTGGGTGCCCGCGCTCATCGGCCTGGTCCTGCTGTTCGGTGTGCACTGGGTCTCGGTCCGGATGTTCGGGGAGTCCGAGTTCTGGTTCGCCCTGATCAAGATCATCGCCATCGTGGGACTGATCCTTTTCGGGGCCGTCATCATCGTCACCGGTGCGACCGCGCTCGGCCATGGTGCGAGCCTGAGCAACCTCTGGAGATTCGGCGGCTTCTTCCCGAGCGGCGGGCACGGCTTCTTCCTCACCCTGCAGATCGCCGTCTTCGCGTTCATCGGGGTGGAGATGCTCGGCATCACAGCGGGCGAGGCGGCACACCCGGAGCGGACGATCCCCAAGGCGGTGGGCAACGTCATCTGGCGCATCATCGTCTTCTACATCGGAGCGCTGTTCGTCCTCATGGTCGTCCAGCCGTGGACGCGGTACACCGCTGACGTGAGCCCGTTCGTTTCGGTGTTTTCGAAAGCGGGACTGGCCGGCGCCGCGGGAATCATGAACTTCGTCGTCCTGACCTCGGCTCTTTCCTCCTGTAACGCGAATATGTTCTCGGCCAGTCGGCTGCTCTACGGCCTGGCATCCGCGGGTTCGGCGCCGCGAGCGCTCCACCACACAACACGGCGCCGGGTGCCGGGGCGGGCGCTGACGGTCACCTCGCTCGCCGTCGGCGTCGGGGTGCTCTTCAACTATCTGGCGCCCGCTCATGCCTTCATCACGCTGACCAGTGTCGTCAGCGCCTCCGGGCTGTGGACGTGGAGCATGATCGCCATTTCCCATATGCGGTTCCGCCGTCGGCTGGCGCTGGAGGGCGCACCCTTGCCGGCGTTCAGGCTGCCCGGCGCTCCCTGGACGAACATCTTCGTGGTCGCGATGGTGGTCATCGTCCTGGTGAGCCTGGCATTCGAGGGTGACACACGAGTGGGTCTGTACACCGGTGCGGTCTGGTTCGCTCTCCTCACCATCATCTACGTCGTCCGCCAGCGGGTCGCGCGGGTGCGGTGAGGGCGGTGTCGCCGGCCGGGGCGCGGTCCGGCCGGCGACACCGGCCACGGTGACGGGGACCGCCAGCAGGGCGATCACAGCACTCCAGTGTCTTCCGCCGGCTGTCGGACGTCTCGGCGACGGTGCGCGGGCGTCCGGTCCTCATCGTGACCGGGTGGGGCTCAACCGAGATAGGCCCCGGCGCGACCGTGGTGCACGCACACGGAGTCGGCCCGGACTGCATCGGCACGCCGCTGCCCCGGGGTCGAGATCGCGCTGAGGTCCGCCGCCGGCAAGTACGAACTGCTGGTCCGCGGCCTTGCGTCGCGGCCGGGTACTGGGGGCAGCCCGAGCAGAGCTGAGCGGGGTTCACCGCGGACGGCTGGTATCGCTGGGGCGAACACGGGCGAACTCGTCGACCCCGAAGCTCCTGAGCGCACGGGCTGGGCTTCACCGGCCGTATCACCGATGACCTCGAGCTGGCCAACGGCACCTGGGCCGACACCAGCGGTATCCGCGCCCCTCTGCCCGCCCACGGCGGAGGTCGGCTGCGCGACGTCATCGTAGTCGGCGCTGACCGGCCCGCCCCCTGCGTGCTGGTCTGGGCGGACAGCCACGACGCTGAACCGTTCGGCGAGGCCGACCTGCGGCTGCCGCTGGATGCCTACAACCGGGAGAACACCCGGCCGAGCACCCTCATCTCGACGGCGCACTGCTGAACCCGAATCCCGGGACGACGAGGTGGGCACCAAGAGACAGCTCTTGCACTGGTCAGCCGGTGGCCGTGTGTGTTTCGGCTTCGAGCCGCGTCGTGATGCCGGCTCGCATCGCCTTCTTGTCAATCTTGCCTACTGGTGTACGGGGCAGCGCCTCGACCAGCTCCACCCGTTCGGGCCACTTGAACTTCGCGACCCCGCGGCCCGCGAGGTACTCCTGCAGGTCGAGCAGGTTTGGCATGGCGCCTGGGACTGGAACGATGAACGCGCAGCCGCGCTCCCCGAGCCGCGGATCCGGCATTGCGACCACGGAGACTTCTGCGACCTTCGGGTGCCCCGTCAGCAGGGACTCGAGCTCATCGACGCTGATCTTCTCGCCCCCTCGGTCGATGACGTCCTTCAGCCTGCCCTCGATGGAGA contains:
- a CDS encoding amino acid permease, yielding MQMMSIGMAIGVGLFLGSGQGIHIAGPALLIAYALAGAVVYCLMRGLGEMAVHSPHAGSFSEYARIHVSPFAGFVTGWTYWLQCIVGPMAELTASGVYMHYWYPDLPQWVPALIGLVLLFGVHWVSVRMFGESEFWFALIKIIAIVGLILFGAVIIVTGATALGHGASLSNLWRFGGFFPSGGHGFFLTLQIAVFAFIGVEMLGITAGEAAHPERTIPKAVGNVIWRIIVFYIGALFVLMVVQPWTRYTADVSPFVSVFSKAGLAGAAGIMNFVVLTSALSSCNANMFSASRLLYGLASAGSAPRALHHTTRRRVPGRALTVTSLAVGVGVLFNYLAPAHAFITLTSVVSASGLWTWSMIAISHMRFRRRLALEGAPLPAFRLPGAPWTNIFVVAMVVIVLVSLAFEGDTRVGLYTGAVWFALLTIIYVVRQRVARVR
- a CDS encoding MFS transporter, which translates into the protein MVGTGREGADHVDAADRHQFAHLLYSYGRRRVLFPAVGIGGGTIGLLLGGVVTEVGSWRLTLFINVPIGIAGLTLAPRFSPKLRPPPSGSRPASPSWPSWPSPNAGSPTRYCCHPCCATNAASALSP
- a CDS encoding aspartate/glutamate racemase family protein; this encodes MTGTARIVLIHATPVAMAPVHDAFAREWPEAELTNLLDDGLTTERARQTELAEELTERFVDLVRYAYRTGADGILATCSAFGPAIDRAAALLPVPVVKPNEAMFRAALARGTDVGMLATFAPSVPTMEDEFAAEAERLGSPAKLRSIVVDSAIELLRAGDAGSHNRLVAEQAPRLSGCDAIVLAHFSTSQAVERVRARVGVPVYTAPQTAVLALKEAVHGAA
- a CDS encoding glutamate cyclase domain-containing protein, encoding MVDTLRRHIYVKYTPRLGGKMAPPITEIERIVGRKVRRDISRLVAFAQGNLERAAQSIADHPSPHIGIVCGFFVRHAEPPSPETDGLNGMGQLAAGFIEAGIPVTVITDAPCAKAVWAVTGVLPGRVALEVVSVDSDAVRSLRGRLESAEQPLTHLIAIERCSLGADGRAHREHGWDISDDTAPLDYLFEDDGWSSPWTTIGIGDGGNEIGMGLLPREIVEEDIPNGALVAARTGADHLIVSGVANWGAYGLLGAVASLRPDLAPCLLKHFHAQSEHDVLTAAVTIGQAIDDSRVDRLGQLQMTIDRLPLDDHVEIIESITAVLSQSS
- a CDS encoding MFS transporter, encoding MPEELLPRPSDVGVNPPPPQRRQIANAFAASLSGTALEWYDFGIYSASAALVFPVLFFPDSSSAAAELFAFSTYAVGYISRPLGAFALGRLGDVIGRKQVIVLTLLLIGAATFVIGLLPTYGTIGIAAPILLVSLRFAQGVGVGGELGVAPLLSSEFGAPERRGLWCCAPQIGPPAGNLLANGMLALLTVSMSHDAFLSWGWRVGFLTSAVLVGVGLLIRLRLEETPVFRAIRDKGESPSAPVREVFSTERRGLIAASCARVGPDVTYALFVVFSLVYGTKEAGFTSQQVLIAVLIGSATQLVLIPLAAALSDRVNRRRMYAVAAAIAAIWPFVFLPAILNGSFVVLVGGIVVGLGLHSFMYGPQGAFITEQFSPRLRASGSSLAFAIGSTFGGAMAPLVFTALLSWQGTWPLLAVYSALACAVTIAGTLWLGRDYDAEEERQFAESLL
- a CDS encoding GntR family transcriptional regulator; translated protein: MGRTPASPKKVSQTGAAVEKIRSRIIDLTIPPGSRIDEPLLLKEFQLGRTPAREAINQLAAEGFVNIMPNRGGTFVRKLDLAEIGEIVVAHQLVENNLAQLCRLDDETLADDLERIQTLYRVEVDNRRYLNITALNEQFHMRMNQSIGNSFFHGFAQSTHRHVRRLLVYLYTLESALPEQQDEQFELNLRQHDRIIEAVRDKDRETLTEVLPEHAGATQDRLVRLLQSNTVAPFPVKLRPLVLPGD
- a CDS encoding AMP-binding enzyme, which codes for MAEGLFTVTPLDAPRAARRHSVGVPISELDAVVILAPGTEIELPDGEVGELCVRGPYTITGYFDVRPEPEAAETMAHNARAFTSDGFYRTGDLGMVRFEEGYRCFSIEGRLKDVIDRGGEKISVDELESLLTGHPKVAEVSVVAMPDPRLGERGCAFIVPVPGAMPNLLDLQEYLAGRGVAKFKWPERVELVEALPRTPVGKIDKKAMRAGITTRLEAETHTATG